The sequence TGAACGCGAGGTGCGGCGGCATATGAAGTTTCTCGATTGGGCGCCGATCGTGCCGATCTCTGCCTTGACGGGCCAGCGGGTGAGCCGCGTGCTTGAGATCGCGATCGAGGCGAATGAGGCACGAAATCTCCGTATATCGACCGGGCGGCTCAACAAATTCTTTGAAGAAAACATATCGCAGCCGCGGAGCGGCGGGACGCCCGCACCGGTCAAGGGCGGTGTTTCGCGCCTCAAGGTACAATATATTACCCAAGGCGGTGTCCGCCCGCCGACATTCATTTTGTTCACGACCGGCGGAGGCAAAGGCGGAATGCACTTTTCTTATCTGCGGTACGTCGAGAACCGGCTTCGCGAGGCGTTCGGGTTTTACGCGACGCCGCTAAAGATCAAAGAGAGGCACAAGACAAAACCGAAATGAGCGATGAGATGTTGCTGATATTGCGTGTTCTGCTCGCCGCCATTTTTGCGCTCGCGGCGGTCGGTAAACTGCAGGACCGAGCCGGTGCCAAGAAGGCAATGGCAGATTTCGGCGTGCCCGAAAGCTCCGCACCCGCTGCATCGCTTGGGCTTGCGCTCGCGGAGCTTACGGTCGCTTTTTGTCTGCTGTTCCCGAGCGTTTCGTGGTTTGCGGCGATCGGTGCAACGCTGCTCCTTGCTATATTCACCGGGGGAATGGCGTATCAGATTGCAAAGGGGAATGCTCCGGATTGCCACTGCTTTGGGCAATTGCACAGCGAACCGGTCAGCATTTGGAGCCTCGTCCGTAATGCCGGTTTCATTGTTCCGGCTGTGCTTCTCGTCATCGCAGGCCGCGGTTCCCAAGGGCCGGCGGTTGCGATTACGGCCCACGAGTATTTTGTCGTTGCGATCTTTGCCGCACTTTTCTGCGCAGCCGCGGCGATCGCCGGATACGCCAAGCAGATCATCGCAAATCAGGAAAAGATCATCCGGCGCGTCGAGACGCTTGAGCTTCTCTCCGGCGGCGAGCCCTTGCTCGAACGCAACGAAGCCGGCGATCCGGCTGACGGCCTCGCCATCGGTTCGCCTTTTCCGGACTTCAAACTCCCGGACATCAACGGAAAGGTCTTCACCTTCGACCATCTTTTCGCCGAGGGCGGCCCGATGCTTTTTATGTTCATCGGCCCGGATTGCAACCCTTGTAAGGCATTGTTTCCCGAGTTTCGCGAATGGGAACGTGAGTTCGCCGGCCGGCTTCGCTTCGTTTACATAAGCCGGGGAAGTGTTGCCGAGAACGCCGACAAGTTTGCCGAAGGCTCGGACATCCGGCTGTTACTGCAGAAGGAAAGGGAACTCGCCAACGAGGTCTATGCCAAATGGACGCCGACCGCCATATTCGTCGATGCGAACGGGAACATCGCCAGCCACACGGCCGCCGGCGACCAGGCGATCCGCGAACTTATCGACAAGCTACGCAAGGCCGATCTCAGCCGCCAACATATTTACTTCCGTTCAAATTTTGTCAAAACGCGTGAACCGAAGATCGGGAAGCAGATACCCGAATTCGCGTTGAAAGACATCAGCGGCAACGACGTCCGAAAGGCCGACCTCATCGGCAAACGAAGCCTCGTATTTCTTCTGACGCTGACCTGTACTTACTGCCAAGACGTTGTCAAGGACATCAAGAAACGCGAAGCCGAAGCAAACGGGCATCGGCCGCAGTTCATCGTCCTCGCCGATGGCGATCCCGCTGAGCTCGCCGAGTGGGGACTGAAGTCGCCTGTGCTCATTGATAAAGACTACAAAACGGCGGTCGAGTTCGGGCTCCATGGCGCTCCGGCAGCGGTTTTGATCGGCGAAGACGGCACGGTGCTTTCGGAGTCGGCCGTTGGTGCCCCTGTCATCTGGCCGCTGATCGGTGAGAAGCCATGAGCGGCGGTTCGGAAAAGGCCATTGAGTGGACCGTCGAGGCGACCGATGGCCGGGCGCGAGCGGGGACGCTTCGCACACGTCGCTCAGTCATCGAAACGCCGGTATTTATGCCGGTCGGCACGCAGGGCTCGGTCAAGGGCGTGCGGTTCGAGTGGCTTGAGGACGAGCTCGACGCCCGCATCATTCTCGGCAATACCTATCATCTTTTCCTTCGGCCCGGGCCGGATGCGATACGAAAGCTCGGCGGGCTTCACAAATTCACCACATGGAAGCGTTCGCTCCTAACAGACTCCGGCGGTTTCCAGGTTTTCTCGCTTACCGATCTCAGAAAGCTGACCGAGGCAGGCGTCGAATTTCGCTCGCATCTCGACGGAAGCCGGCAATTCATCTCGCCCGAGGTTTCGATGGAGATACAGGCTGCGCTCGGGGCTGAGATCGTGATGGCATTTGACGAATGCCCGCCCGGGGACGCCGGCCACGAAAAGACCCGCGAGAGTATGGATCTAACACTCCGCTGGGGCGAGCGTTCGAAGAAGCGGTTCTTTGAATTGCAAGAATCGGGCGAAGATGCAGGCCGACTTACGGCCGACGGACTTGCCGGCAGACAAGTACTTTTCGGCATCATCCAGGGAGCGGGCCACCACGACCTTCGCAGCGAGAGCCTTGAACGCACCGTCGCCATCGGCTTTGACGGCTATGCGATTGGCGGCTTGAGTGTCGGGGAGGCAAAGCCGGTAATGTACGGCGTGCTTGACCACATCGCGCACCAAATGCCCGAGAATGCTCCGCGTTACCTGATGGGCGTCGGCACGCCCGAGGATCTGCTCGAAGCCGTCGGCCATGGCGTGGATATGTTCGATTGCGTAATGCCGACGCGAAACGGCAGGACCGGCGGCGTCTTCACCTCGCGGGGAAAGATAAACATCCGCAATGCGAAATTTGCCCTCGATGAAGCTCCGCTTGATGACCGTTGCGGCTGCTCCGTCTGCCGTCGTTACTCGCGGGCATATCTTCGCCATCTCTATCAGGCGGGCGAAATGACGGCCGCGACGATGATCTCGCACCACAACCTTGCGTTCTATCTTGATCTGATGCGGGGGGCGAGGGAAGCGATCCGCGAGGGGCGTTACTTGGCCTTCAAACAGGCGCAGCTTGCCGGATTTGCTGAGAATGCCGCTCCCGACGTTTGATAATCAAAGGGCTACTATATAATATGAATCTTTTACTTTCTGGTCGGAACACGCAATGAACCTATTACTCTTTTTTCAGGACGGCGGATTCTTAGGCGGCTTCGGATTCCTTCTTCCGTTTGTATTGATCTTCGCGATCTTCTATTTTCTGATCATCCTTCCGCAAAAGCGGCAGAGACAGCAGCTTTCGGAGATGATCGCCGGCCTCAAGATCAATGACGAGGTCGTGACCAATGGCGGTGTGATCGGAAAGATCAAAGAGGTTCGCGAAACGAGTTTCGTTATATTAAGCGCGGAAAAACGCTGATCGAGATCGGAAAGACTGCCGTCGTCGGCAAAAAGCCGTAATCGGGACCTTGAGCCCGAGGCTGACTTCGGACGAGCAAGCAATATCGGAATAATATGAACACCAAGAGTTTGAAAGTACGGACTCTGATCATCCTTGCCGTGACCCTGGCAGGGATCTACTTCGTCTTTGGCCCGCGTCGCACCCCGACGGGAGCCGACTTTACTTGGACAGGCATCAAGGCAAATCTTGAACAGAATATCAGCCTCGGCCTTGAC comes from Acidobacteriota bacterium and encodes:
- a CDS encoding redoxin domain-containing protein; the encoded protein is MSDEMLLILRVLLAAIFALAAVGKLQDRAGAKKAMADFGVPESSAPAASLGLALAELTVAFCLLFPSVSWFAAIGATLLLAIFTGGMAYQIAKGNAPDCHCFGQLHSEPVSIWSLVRNAGFIVPAVLLVIAGRGSQGPAVAITAHEYFVVAIFAALFCAAAAIAGYAKQIIANQEKIIRRVETLELLSGGEPLLERNEAGDPADGLAIGSPFPDFKLPDINGKVFTFDHLFAEGGPMLFMFIGPDCNPCKALFPEFREWEREFAGRLRFVYISRGSVAENADKFAEGSDIRLLLQKERELANEVYAKWTPTAIFVDANGNIASHTAAGDQAIRELIDKLRKADLSRQHIYFRSNFVKTREPKIGKQIPEFALKDISGNDVRKADLIGKRSLVFLLTLTCTYCQDVVKDIKKREAEANGHRPQFIVLADGDPAELAEWGLKSPVLIDKDYKTAVEFGLHGAPAAVLIGEDGTVLSESAVGAPVIWPLIGEKP
- the yajC gene encoding preprotein translocase subunit YajC; this translates as MNLLLFFQDGGFLGGFGFLLPFVLIFAIFYFLIILPQKRQRQQLSEMIAGLKINDEVVTNGGVIGKIKEVRETSFVILSAEKR
- the tgt gene encoding tRNA guanosine(34) transglycosylase Tgt is translated as MSGGSEKAIEWTVEATDGRARAGTLRTRRSVIETPVFMPVGTQGSVKGVRFEWLEDELDARIILGNTYHLFLRPGPDAIRKLGGLHKFTTWKRSLLTDSGGFQVFSLTDLRKLTEAGVEFRSHLDGSRQFISPEVSMEIQAALGAEIVMAFDECPPGDAGHEKTRESMDLTLRWGERSKKRFFELQESGEDAGRLTADGLAGRQVLFGIIQGAGHHDLRSESLERTVAIGFDGYAIGGLSVGEAKPVMYGVLDHIAHQMPENAPRYLMGVGTPEDLLEAVGHGVDMFDCVMPTRNGRTGGVFTSRGKINIRNAKFALDEAPLDDRCGCSVCRRYSRAYLRHLYQAGEMTAATMISHHNLAFYLDLMRGAREAIREGRYLAFKQAQLAGFAENAAPDV